The proteins below are encoded in one region of Tomitella fengzijianii:
- a CDS encoding indolepyruvate ferredoxin oxidoreductase family protein: MTETTIRELPAGPQSAPGQPEYDLDDRYRPGSGRVLLTGVQAIARQLVEQQVRDLRAGRRVGTFVSGYPGSPLAGVDSLLHGIPQVLAEHDIAFTPGMNEEIAATAVWGSQADLGAGTPTHDGVVGVWYGKGPGLDRATDALRHANMYGVNPAGGVLLMVGDDPASKSSTVPAVSERSLAALGIPVLFPRNAEEIVTMGQHGVALSRASGCIVALKIVADVADGSWSVDGGELTPEITVPRIEWDGKSFEYVQRPLAAPGDSVIAEKDLYGPRRAVVEAYGEANGLDVIEVDPAGARLGVAATGTAFDAVRQGLKDLGLDDGALHRAGIRLLRIGMPSPLGTARVREFADGLDELLVVEDKTAFVEAQIREILYGTAQAPRILGKRDRAGRPLMPVDGELTTGRMLAPLRHVLEDHAPGLIAPAKRPLPPALSIEPLSAHRTPYFCSGCPHNRSTALPDGSIGGGGIGCHTLVTVSGRTDSAVTGLTQMGGEGTQWIGQAPFTDVPHTFQNLGDGTYYHSGQLAVQACVAAGVNITYKILHNDVVAMTGAQDAEGALTVAALTRKLALEGVAKIIVCADEPERHLTRVPARFRRAAVRLGVRRPTGFADNAELWHRDRLDEAQRLLRDVPGVTVLVYDQHCAADARRQRKRGTLPARNTRVVINPAVCEGCGDCGVKSNCLSVQPMETEFGTKTRIDQTSCNTDYSCMDGDCPAFVTVQAPDGPAPRHDAVPEPPAVPAPDDASAGAGTRSVFIAGIGGTGIVTVNQVLATAAMRAGFDVESLDQIGMSQKAGPVVSHLRFARGTLEPANRVTPGSATGILALDLLTAAEERNLAYGVAGRTLVAASTSRTPTGDMVYDRSVHHPDEADLLDRVGAVARRLESIDALAAAEELFGDTTAANFLVVGAAHQMGALPIPAEAIEEAIGINGRSVDQNIAAFRWGRAAVAEPGIFAAAAAPAHRRRRTAVPPDLRMGLSIGGEARTVALLRAGELIDFQGEALAGRYLRRVQRAWDAEQAAGGSGEFAEAVARGLYKLTAYKDEYEVARLLTDPAFADAVQGQVPGGTALTFKLHPPTLKALGRTRKVGFGPRSHTVLRALAHGRRLRGTRLDPFGHTAMRRLERGLLANYEATVDGLLAELHTVDGYARAVEFAGLPEMIRGYEDVKLANVEAYRERLAGLGIPDDF, encoded by the coding sequence ATGACCGAGACGACGATCCGCGAGCTCCCGGCGGGACCACAGTCCGCACCGGGGCAGCCCGAGTACGACCTGGACGATCGCTACCGGCCCGGGAGCGGCCGCGTGCTGCTGACCGGCGTCCAGGCCATCGCCCGGCAGTTGGTCGAGCAGCAGGTGCGCGACCTGCGCGCCGGGCGCCGGGTGGGCACCTTCGTCTCCGGCTACCCGGGCAGCCCCCTGGCCGGCGTGGACTCGCTGCTGCACGGCATCCCGCAGGTGCTCGCCGAGCACGACATCGCTTTCACGCCCGGGATGAACGAGGAGATCGCCGCCACCGCGGTGTGGGGCAGCCAGGCGGACCTGGGCGCGGGCACGCCGACGCACGACGGCGTCGTCGGCGTCTGGTACGGCAAGGGTCCCGGCCTCGACCGGGCCACCGACGCCCTGCGGCACGCGAACATGTACGGCGTGAACCCCGCGGGCGGCGTGCTGCTGATGGTCGGCGACGACCCGGCCTCGAAGTCCTCCACCGTGCCCGCGGTCAGCGAGCGATCACTCGCCGCGCTGGGCATCCCGGTGCTGTTCCCTCGCAATGCGGAGGAGATCGTCACAATGGGCCAGCACGGCGTCGCGCTCTCGCGGGCGTCCGGGTGCATCGTGGCCCTCAAGATCGTCGCGGACGTGGCCGACGGTTCCTGGAGCGTCGACGGTGGCGAGCTGACGCCGGAGATCACCGTGCCGCGGATCGAGTGGGACGGAAAGTCCTTCGAATACGTGCAGCGCCCGCTCGCCGCGCCGGGCGACAGCGTGATCGCCGAAAAGGACCTCTACGGACCGCGGCGCGCAGTGGTCGAGGCGTACGGCGAGGCGAACGGGCTCGACGTCATCGAGGTCGACCCCGCGGGCGCCCGCCTGGGCGTCGCCGCCACGGGCACCGCCTTCGACGCGGTGCGCCAGGGCCTCAAGGACCTGGGCCTGGACGACGGCGCGCTGCACCGGGCCGGCATCCGGCTGCTGCGCATCGGCATGCCCTCCCCGCTGGGGACGGCGCGGGTGCGCGAGTTCGCGGACGGGCTCGACGAACTGCTGGTGGTGGAGGACAAAACCGCGTTCGTCGAGGCGCAGATCCGCGAGATCCTCTACGGCACCGCGCAGGCGCCGCGCATCCTGGGCAAGCGCGACCGGGCCGGCCGGCCGCTCATGCCCGTGGACGGCGAGCTCACCACCGGGCGGATGCTGGCACCGCTGCGGCACGTGCTCGAGGACCATGCGCCCGGTCTCATCGCGCCGGCGAAGAGGCCGCTGCCGCCGGCACTGAGCATCGAGCCGCTCTCCGCCCACCGCACCCCGTACTTCTGCAGCGGTTGCCCGCACAACCGCTCGACCGCCCTGCCCGACGGCTCGATCGGCGGCGGCGGCATCGGTTGCCACACCTTGGTGACCGTCTCCGGGCGCACCGACAGCGCCGTCACCGGCCTGACCCAGATGGGCGGCGAGGGGACCCAGTGGATCGGCCAGGCGCCGTTCACCGACGTGCCCCACACGTTCCAGAACCTCGGCGACGGCACCTACTACCACTCGGGGCAACTGGCCGTGCAGGCGTGCGTGGCGGCCGGGGTGAACATCACCTACAAGATCCTGCACAACGACGTCGTGGCGATGACCGGCGCGCAAGACGCCGAGGGCGCGCTCACCGTCGCGGCACTCACCCGCAAGCTGGCTCTGGAGGGCGTCGCGAAGATCATCGTGTGCGCCGACGAGCCGGAGCGGCATCTGACCCGCGTGCCCGCCCGGTTCCGCAGGGCGGCAGTGCGGCTGGGCGTCCGGCGCCCCACCGGCTTCGCCGACAACGCGGAGCTGTGGCACCGCGACCGGCTCGACGAGGCGCAGCGCCTGCTGCGCGACGTCCCCGGCGTCACGGTGCTCGTCTACGACCAGCACTGCGCTGCCGACGCCCGCCGGCAGCGCAAGCGCGGCACCCTTCCCGCGCGCAACACCCGCGTGGTCATCAACCCGGCGGTGTGCGAGGGATGCGGCGACTGCGGCGTCAAGAGCAACTGCCTGTCGGTGCAGCCGATGGAGACCGAGTTCGGTACCAAGACCCGCATCGACCAGACCTCCTGCAACACCGACTATTCGTGCATGGACGGCGACTGCCCGGCGTTCGTCACCGTGCAGGCGCCCGACGGGCCGGCCCCGCGGCACGATGCAGTGCCCGAGCCGCCGGCCGTTCCCGCCCCCGACGACGCCTCCGCCGGGGCGGGCACCCGCAGCGTGTTCATCGCGGGCATCGGCGGCACCGGCATCGTCACCGTCAATCAGGTGCTGGCCACAGCGGCCATGCGGGCCGGGTTCGACGTGGAGTCGCTCGACCAGATCGGGATGAGCCAGAAGGCCGGGCCGGTGGTCTCGCACCTGCGGTTCGCCCGCGGAACCCTGGAACCGGCCAACCGGGTGACCCCCGGCAGCGCCACCGGCATCCTTGCGCTGGACCTGCTCACCGCAGCCGAGGAGCGCAACCTCGCCTACGGGGTCGCCGGTCGCACCCTGGTGGCCGCCTCGACCAGCCGCACGCCCACCGGCGACATGGTCTACGACCGCTCCGTGCACCACCCCGACGAGGCCGACCTGCTCGACCGCGTGGGCGCGGTGGCGCGGCGACTGGAGTCGATCGACGCGCTCGCCGCGGCCGAGGAGCTGTTCGGCGACACCACCGCCGCCAACTTCCTCGTCGTCGGCGCCGCCCACCAGATGGGGGCCCTGCCGATCCCGGCGGAGGCCATAGAGGAGGCCATCGGCATCAACGGCAGGTCTGTGGACCAGAACATCGCCGCCTTCCGCTGGGGCCGCGCCGCCGTCGCCGAGCCCGGGATCTTCGCCGCCGCAGCCGCACCGGCGCATCGGCGGCGGCGCACCGCCGTGCCGCCCGACCTGCGCATGGGCCTGAGTATCGGGGGCGAGGCCCGCACGGTCGCGCTGCTTCGCGCGGGGGAGCTCATCGACTTCCAGGGCGAGGCGCTCGCCGGGCGCTACCTGCGTCGCGTGCAGCGGGCGTGGGACGCGGAGCAGGCCGCCGGCGGCTCCGGGGAGTTCGCCGAGGCCGTGGCGCGCGGGCTCTACAAGCTCACCGCCTACAAGGACGAGTACGAGGTGGCCCGGCTGCTCACCGACCCGGCGTTCGCCGACGCGGTGCAGGGCCAGGTGCCCGGCGGCACGGCCCTCACGTTCAAGCTCCACCCGCCGACGCTCAAGGCGCTCGGCCGTACCCGCAAGGTCGGGTTCGGCCCCCGCTCGCACACCGTGCTGCGGGCGCTCGCCCACGGTCGCCGACTGCGCGGCACCCGCCTGGACCCGTTCGGGCACACCGCGATGCGGCGCCTGGAGCGGGGCCTGCTGGCCAACTACGAGGCCACCGTCGACGGGCTCCTCGCCGAGCTGCACACCGTCGACGGGTACGCCCGGGCCGTGGAGTTCGCCGGGCTGCCGGAGATGATCCGCGGCTACGAGGACGTCAAGCTCGCGAACGTCGAGGCCTATCGTGAACGCCTTGCCGGGCTCGGCATCCCCGACGACTTCTGA
- a CDS encoding Glu/Leu/Phe/Val dehydrogenase dimerization domain-containing protein, producing the protein MTATLTRMDERTAPDADTAGVFAGSRSLTDRPHEQVVHVADAETGLRAIIAIHSTALGPALGGTRFHPFATEAAALEDALRLSLGMTYKSAVAGADLGGGKAVIIGDPAAMKTDALLGAYGRFVEALGGRYITAADVGTDASDLDVIGRHTDHVVGRTAGAGGSGDSSHLTALGVYESMRAGTRHVWGADTPDGLTVGVEGVGKVGRELVRMLVDGGARVVVTDVNAAAVADVLGRFPGVRAADGLGGEGLDVYAPCALGGTLTPGGVDGLGARLVCGSANNQLSDARVDTLLAARGITWVPDYLANAGGLIQVAGERAGDDGAVVEARVRAIGDRAARILDKARAEGTTPGHAADRVAEERIDGA; encoded by the coding sequence ATGACCGCCACCCTCACCCGCATGGACGAGCGCACCGCCCCTGATGCCGACACCGCCGGCGTGTTCGCCGGATCCCGCAGCCTCACCGACCGCCCGCACGAGCAGGTGGTGCACGTGGCGGACGCGGAGACCGGCCTGCGCGCGATCATCGCCATCCACTCCACCGCGCTCGGCCCCGCGCTGGGCGGCACCCGTTTCCACCCGTTCGCCACCGAGGCCGCGGCGCTCGAGGACGCGCTGCGGCTGTCGCTGGGCATGACCTACAAGTCCGCGGTGGCGGGCGCCGACCTGGGCGGCGGCAAGGCCGTCATCATCGGCGACCCGGCCGCGATGAAGACCGACGCGCTGCTGGGCGCGTACGGGCGGTTCGTCGAGGCGCTCGGCGGGCGCTACATCACCGCCGCGGACGTGGGCACCGACGCGTCCGACCTGGACGTGATCGGCCGGCACACCGACCATGTGGTGGGGCGCACCGCGGGTGCCGGCGGATCGGGCGACAGCTCCCACCTCACCGCGCTGGGGGTGTACGAGTCGATGCGGGCCGGTACCCGGCACGTGTGGGGCGCGGACACGCCGGACGGGCTGACCGTGGGGGTCGAGGGCGTCGGCAAGGTGGGCCGCGAGCTGGTGCGGATGCTCGTAGACGGGGGCGCCCGCGTGGTGGTGACCGACGTGAACGCGGCCGCCGTGGCCGACGTGCTCGGGCGCTTCCCCGGCGTGCGCGCCGCGGACGGACTGGGCGGTGAAGGACTCGACGTGTACGCCCCGTGCGCGCTGGGCGGCACCCTCACCCCGGGCGGCGTCGACGGGCTGGGCGCGCGGCTGGTGTGCGGCTCGGCGAACAACCAGCTCTCCGACGCGCGCGTCGACACGCTGCTGGCGGCGCGCGGGATCACCTGGGTGCCGGACTATCTCGCAAACGCGGGCGGGCTGATCCAGGTGGCCGGCGAGCGCGCGGGCGACGACGGCGCCGTCGTCGAGGCGCGTGTGCGGGCCATCGGTGACCGCGCCGCGCGGATCCTGGACAAGGCGCGGGCCGAGGGCACCACCCCGGGCCATGCTGCCGACCGGGTGGCCGAGGAGCGCATCGACGGCGCGTGA
- a CDS encoding Lrp/AsnC family transcriptional regulator, whose protein sequence is MTDLDRLDAALLDALTENPRAGVVSIAAQLGVTRNTVQSRLRKLEESGAVSGYRPVLDLPALGLPLQAFIGVGLEQARLPQVISELGRMPEVLEVHSTTGREDLLVRMAAESQEAMLRQLERLHAIPGVAHTTTTLALTTPVAYRTQPLLDHITRGAGHGRSTPAAE, encoded by the coding sequence GTGACGGATCTCGACCGCCTGGATGCCGCGCTGCTCGACGCGCTCACCGAGAACCCGCGCGCCGGGGTCGTGAGCATCGCCGCGCAGCTGGGCGTCACGCGCAACACCGTGCAGTCACGGCTGCGGAAACTCGAGGAGTCCGGGGCGGTGTCCGGATACCGGCCCGTCCTGGATCTCCCGGCGCTGGGGCTGCCGCTGCAGGCGTTCATCGGCGTCGGGCTGGAGCAGGCGCGGCTTCCGCAGGTGATCTCCGAGCTCGGCCGGATGCCCGAGGTGCTGGAGGTGCACTCCACCACCGGCCGGGAAGACCTTCTGGTGCGGATGGCGGCCGAGTCGCAGGAGGCGATGCTCCGCCAGCTCGAGCGGCTGCACGCGATCCCCGGGGTCGCCCACACGACGACCACGCTGGCCCTGACCACCCCGGTGGCCTACCGGACCCAGCCGCTGCTAGACCACATCACCCGCGGCGCCGGGCACGGCAGGTCGACGCCGGCGGCGGAATGA
- a CDS encoding amino acid ABC transporter ATP-binding protein — protein sequence MADDETGSVSLTGTGLHLAFGRNKVLRGVDLHVDAGKTVTVIGPSGSGKSTLLRVLNRLHEPDAGDILLGGESVLHDSPDRLRRRIGMVFQHFNLFPHKTVLDNVALAPRKLQKMGKEQARALAREQLELVGLAAKAGARPGSLSGGQQQRVAIARALAMRPQVMFFDEATSALDPELVKGVLALMADLSSSGMTMVVVTHEMGYAREVSDAVLFMDQGIVVETGAPERLFEAPETERLQRFLSQVL from the coding sequence ATGGCGGACGACGAGACCGGCTCCGTATCGCTGACCGGCACCGGGCTGCACCTGGCGTTCGGCCGCAACAAGGTGCTGCGCGGCGTCGACCTGCACGTGGACGCCGGCAAGACCGTGACGGTGATCGGGCCGTCGGGCTCCGGCAAGTCGACGCTGCTGCGGGTGCTCAACCGCCTGCACGAGCCCGACGCGGGCGACATCCTCCTGGGCGGCGAGTCCGTGCTGCACGACAGCCCGGACCGGCTGCGCCGGCGCATCGGCATGGTGTTCCAGCACTTCAACCTGTTCCCGCACAAGACGGTGCTCGACAACGTGGCGCTGGCGCCGCGCAAGCTGCAGAAGATGGGCAAGGAGCAGGCGCGGGCCCTGGCGCGCGAGCAGCTCGAGCTGGTGGGGCTCGCCGCCAAGGCCGGCGCACGCCCCGGCAGCCTGTCCGGCGGCCAGCAGCAGCGGGTGGCCATCGCCCGGGCGCTGGCGATGCGGCCGCAGGTGATGTTCTTCGACGAGGCCACCAGCGCCCTGGATCCCGAGCTGGTCAAGGGCGTGCTGGCCCTCATGGCGGACCTGTCGTCGAGCGGCATGACCATGGTGGTGGTGACCCACGAGATGGGTTACGCGCGCGAGGTCTCCGACGCGGTGCTGTTCATGGACCAGGGGATCGTGGTCGAGACGGGGGCCCCGGAACGGCTCTTCGAGGCTCCGGAGACCGAGCGGCTGCAGCGTTTCCTCTCGCAGGTGCTGTAG
- a CDS encoding ABC transporter substrate-binding protein/permease, giving the protein MSRRAAGRIRILIGLVLVAILGSAIAACGSGAGTGAAGGAPEGQCAPHGLAGATAAPSNVDTSAAGEDRYTTAGVIPLDRIDTSALNLSTPGVITVGTLSDAPPSICVNSDNVYTGFDNELLRAVAAELGLQVKFVGTDFAGLLAQVAAGRFDVGSSSITATADRRKTVGFTNGYDFGYFSLVAPEGGGVQSFSDLGPGTRIGVVQGTVQDDYVVNSLHLHPVKFPDYATAYANLKSGQIDAWVAPSQQAIGAIKPGDGMAIVQNTFSLDNYIGWAVAKNNQPLIDALNSGLDAVIADGTWAQLYTDWVPRPLPEGWKPGSKAAPMPVLPDIQAAAEANAAAAADRAAAAPEQQPRSTLQQLGDTFFDWSLYKQAFPDLIKTGLPNTLVLAVTAGVAGTVLGMLLAVAGISRHWWLRWPSRIYTDVFRGLPAVVIILVVGLGVGPIVQGVTGNNPYWLGAAALALMSSAYIGEIFRSGIQSVEPGQMEASRALGFSYSGSMRLVVVPQGVRRVLPALMNQFISLIKDSSLIYFLGLIVTQRELFAVGRDLNAQTGNLSPLVAAGILYLVLTIPLTHLVNYIDHRLRTGRPDSSGALDPADAKLLEEA; this is encoded by the coding sequence ATGTCCAGACGCGCGGCGGGCCGCATCCGCATACTGATCGGGCTCGTGCTCGTCGCGATCCTCGGTAGCGCGATCGCCGCCTGCGGCTCCGGCGCGGGCACGGGTGCGGCGGGCGGCGCCCCCGAGGGGCAGTGCGCGCCGCACGGCCTCGCGGGCGCCACCGCGGCGCCGTCCAATGTGGACACCTCCGCGGCGGGCGAGGACCGCTACACCACCGCCGGCGTCATCCCGCTGGACCGCATCGACACGTCCGCGCTCAACCTGAGCACGCCGGGCGTCATCACCGTCGGCACCCTGTCCGACGCGCCGCCGAGCATCTGCGTCAACTCGGACAACGTCTACACAGGGTTCGACAACGAACTGCTGCGGGCGGTGGCCGCAGAGCTGGGCCTGCAGGTGAAGTTCGTGGGCACCGACTTCGCGGGGCTGTTGGCGCAGGTGGCCGCCGGCCGGTTCGACGTGGGCTCCTCGTCCATCACCGCCACCGCCGACCGGCGGAAGACCGTGGGCTTCACCAACGGATACGACTTCGGCTACTTCTCCCTGGTCGCCCCCGAGGGCGGCGGCGTGCAGTCGTTCTCCGACCTGGGCCCCGGCACGCGCATCGGCGTGGTGCAGGGCACCGTGCAGGACGACTACGTGGTCAACAGCCTGCACCTGCACCCGGTGAAGTTCCCCGACTACGCCACCGCCTACGCCAACCTCAAGTCCGGCCAGATCGACGCCTGGGTGGCGCCCTCGCAGCAGGCGATCGGCGCGATCAAGCCCGGCGACGGCATGGCGATCGTGCAGAACACCTTCAGCCTGGACAACTACATCGGCTGGGCGGTGGCCAAGAACAACCAGCCGCTCATCGACGCGCTCAACTCGGGGCTGGACGCGGTGATCGCCGACGGCACCTGGGCGCAGCTCTACACCGACTGGGTGCCGCGCCCGCTGCCGGAGGGGTGGAAGCCCGGCAGCAAGGCCGCCCCGATGCCGGTGCTCCCGGACATCCAGGCCGCCGCCGAGGCCAATGCGGCCGCGGCCGCCGACCGGGCCGCGGCGGCGCCCGAGCAGCAACCCCGCTCCACGCTGCAGCAGCTGGGCGACACGTTCTTCGACTGGTCGCTGTACAAGCAGGCGTTCCCGGACCTGATCAAGACCGGCCTGCCGAACACGCTGGTCCTCGCCGTCACCGCCGGTGTCGCGGGCACCGTCCTGGGCATGCTCCTGGCCGTCGCCGGCATCTCCCGGCACTGGTGGCTGCGCTGGCCGTCCCGCATCTACACCGACGTCTTCCGCGGCCTGCCCGCCGTGGTGATCATCCTCGTCGTCGGCCTGGGCGTCGGCCCCATCGTGCAGGGCGTCACCGGCAACAACCCGTACTGGCTCGGCGCCGCGGCACTGGCACTCATGTCGTCGGCGTACATCGGCGAGATCTTCCGCTCCGGCATCCAGAGCGTGGAGCCCGGTCAGATGGAGGCGTCGCGGGCGCTCGGCTTCAGCTACTCGGGGTCCATGCGGCTGGTGGTGGTTCCGCAGGGGGTCCGGCGCGTGCTGCCGGCGCTGATGAACCAGTTCATCTCGCTGATCAAGGACTCGTCGCTCATCTACTTCCTGGGGCTGATCGTCACCCAGCGCGAGCTGTTCGCCGTAGGCCGCGACCTCAACGCGCAGACGGGCAATCTGTCCCCGCTGGTCGCGGCCGGGATCCTGTACCTGGTGCTCACGATCCCGCTGACGCACCTGGTCAACTACATCGACCACCGCCTGCGCACCGGACGCCCGGACTCGTCCGGCGCCCTCGACCCCGCGGACGCGAAGCTCCTGGAGGAGGCCTGA
- a CDS encoding limonene-1,2-epoxide hydrolase family protein encodes MTEKSAATDPDAGASGTAGAPVAVAAWFLESLAARDGRAAMDLVDEYIVYTNVGLATVRGERRMRTVVDLLCRPGIGFGVHTISAAADGETVLTERIDEIRLGRLRMRFWVCGKFVVRGGRITLWRDYFDFFDCTKAFLRALAGLVSPSLNRPMPG; translated from the coding sequence ATGACCGAGAAGAGCGCAGCCACGGATCCCGACGCGGGCGCTTCCGGCACGGCGGGCGCGCCGGTCGCCGTCGCCGCATGGTTCCTCGAGTCGCTGGCGGCGCGCGACGGCCGTGCCGCCATGGACCTGGTGGACGAGTACATCGTCTACACCAACGTGGGGCTTGCCACCGTGCGCGGCGAGCGCAGGATGCGCACGGTGGTGGACCTGCTCTGTCGCCCCGGGATCGGATTCGGCGTGCACACCATCTCCGCGGCGGCCGACGGCGAGACGGTGCTGACCGAGCGCATCGACGAGATCCGCCTGGGCCGGCTGCGCATGCGTTTCTGGGTGTGCGGCAAGTTCGTCGTCCGCGGCGGCCGGATCACGCTGTGGCGCGACTACTTCGACTTCTTCGACTGCACCAAGGCCTTCCTCCGCGCGCTCGCGGGGCTGGTGTCGCCGTCGCTCAACCGGCCCATGCCCGGCTGA
- a CDS encoding phosphate/phosphite/phosphonate ABC transporter substrate-binding protein translates to MKRMTAPARRLTAVAAAVAAGGTLAACGQSAQAAGGDELVFAAVPAESSSTLQQSFEPIVELLSQATGKEVVFQNVTDYASVIEGQRAGKIDIASYGPFSYVIAREAGVPVDPVVASVDEAGAVPSYNSVAYALPGSGITDLAGAQGKRVCFVDRASTSGHLAPLEGLAAAGLGPGGYSEVIAGSHDASVLSLVGGQCDVAFTHNDMLTTLERSGQLEPGAVEQVWQSAPLPEDPIVVNRDTVDDETREAIVTALRERANKPALVDAGICPSEDECTLPEETEWGYTPVDDADYDAVRRICEVTKAEACA, encoded by the coding sequence ATGAAGCGCATGACCGCACCCGCGCGGCGTCTCACCGCCGTTGCGGCAGCGGTGGCCGCAGGCGGCACGCTCGCCGCCTGCGGGCAGTCCGCGCAGGCCGCCGGCGGCGACGAGCTGGTCTTCGCCGCAGTGCCCGCGGAGTCTTCGTCCACGCTGCAGCAGTCGTTCGAGCCGATTGTCGAACTGCTCTCGCAGGCGACGGGCAAGGAAGTGGTGTTCCAGAACGTCACCGACTACGCCTCCGTCATCGAGGGGCAGCGGGCCGGAAAGATCGACATCGCCTCGTACGGTCCGTTCTCCTACGTGATCGCCCGCGAGGCGGGTGTGCCCGTCGACCCCGTCGTCGCGTCCGTAGACGAGGCCGGGGCGGTCCCGTCCTACAACTCCGTCGCCTACGCGCTGCCGGGATCGGGCATCACCGATCTGGCGGGAGCACAGGGCAAGCGGGTCTGCTTCGTGGACCGCGCGTCCACCTCCGGCCACCTCGCCCCGCTCGAAGGGCTGGCCGCCGCGGGGCTGGGTCCCGGCGGCTACAGCGAGGTGATCGCCGGAAGCCACGACGCGTCGGTGCTTTCGCTCGTGGGCGGGCAGTGCGACGTGGCCTTCACCCACAACGACATGCTGACCACCCTCGAGCGGTCGGGCCAGCTGGAGCCGGGCGCCGTCGAGCAGGTGTGGCAGTCCGCGCCGCTGCCGGAGGACCCGATCGTCGTCAACCGGGACACCGTCGACGACGAGACGCGCGAGGCGATCGTCACGGCGCTGCGCGAGCGGGCGAACAAGCCCGCGCTCGTCGACGCCGGGATCTGTCCGTCCGAGGACGAGTGCACGCTGCCGGAGGAGACCGAATGGGGCTACACCCCGGTCGACGACGCCGACTACGACGCGGTCCGGCGCATCTGCGAGGTCACGAAGGCGGAGGCATGCGCATGA
- the phnC gene encoding phosphonate ABC transporter ATP-binding protein produces MRMIAASLRGVTKDFGAVRGLDDVELDFRSGEVTVLLGLSGSGKSTLLRHLNGLQSPTAGEVSVLGSRIDAGDGRGLRRLRRQVGFIFQHFHLVESMSVLENVCTGRLGALRGPRLSLMMYPRSVRAEAMAQLERVGMADRAFQRADTLSGGQKQRVAIARALIQRPRILLADEPVASLDPVSAAEVIDLLREIGDEQELTVICSLHQVRTALDFADRIVGLQSGRVVLDERAAGLTADAAFSIYDRVAQPDSLRRVPALAG; encoded by the coding sequence ATGCGCATGATCGCGGCATCGCTGCGCGGGGTCACCAAGGATTTCGGCGCCGTGCGCGGGCTGGACGACGTGGAGCTGGACTTCCGCTCCGGCGAGGTGACGGTGCTGCTGGGGCTGTCGGGCTCGGGCAAGTCGACGCTGCTGCGGCACCTCAACGGGCTGCAGTCGCCTACGGCCGGCGAGGTGTCGGTGCTGGGGTCCCGGATCGACGCCGGCGACGGGCGCGGCCTGCGCCGGCTGCGCCGCCAGGTGGGGTTCATCTTCCAGCACTTCCACCTGGTGGAGTCGATGTCGGTGCTCGAGAACGTGTGCACGGGGCGACTCGGGGCGCTTCGCGGGCCGCGCCTGTCGCTGATGATGTACCCGCGGTCGGTGCGCGCCGAGGCGATGGCGCAGCTGGAGCGGGTGGGCATGGCGGACAGGGCGTTCCAGCGTGCCGACACGCTCTCCGGCGGGCAGAAGCAGCGGGTCGCCATCGCGCGGGCGCTGATCCAGCGGCCCCGGATCCTGCTCGCCGACGAGCCGGTGGCCTCCCTGGACCCGGTCTCCGCGGCCGAGGTGATCGACCTGCTGCGGGAGATCGGCGACGAGCAGGAGCTCACCGTGATCTGTTCGCTGCACCAGGTGCGGACCGCGCTCGATTTCGCGGACCGGATCGTGGGTCTGCAATCCGGCAGGGTGGTGCTGGACGAGCGCGCCGCCGGCCTCACCGCCGACGCCGCGTTCTCCATCTACGACCGCGTCGCGCAGCCGGATTCACTCCGGCGTGTCCCGGCGCTGGCCGGCTGA